AACGATATAaattatgatataaatgatcaaatatgcatctcatactttggatttattttcattttattcattcCACCATATGATGAAATTTCCCAAACTGCCAATCCacttacattttttcaaattttttattatgtactttcacatttgtcagttgtgtctaaaaagacagacacacacacacagacagagagaggtggtggtggagtggCTATAGGCATGCGTAGGTCAGTCTCTTGTGAAGACAATCATCTTTTACCCCAGAACTCCTACATTGAACGGAGCATACAACAACATATCAGCTATATGTATGATTACAAAGTAGCAGAAGAAGCAGAATCGCGGACAGACTAtgggcccaatcccatttcaccccttctCCCTGCCCTTTAGCCCTTTCCCTCTGTTTTGAATGTGAAATTCTCCATCCCCAATACTTGTAGGGATGGAAAAGTTTTGGGCTGTAGAGCCTTCGAAAAGGACATTTATCAGACCCATACTTCAAACTGAGCGCTAAAATAATTTCCCAGAATGTCATGGAATCACAGGCAAGTTTGGAGAGTGTGCCACAGATGTAGTATTTTCTCAGTTAATAAGGGTTTTAAAATTGCGATAATAGTAATGTCTTAGTTGGATTTTACGAGCATCCAAGCGTTTCAAtttcaaatgtcattgattcacctgcattaaCATAGACTTCAAGATTTTAAGATCTCGACATTGTTATTACAATGACATTACCGGGAAACTTTTGTTGGTCACGTCTGTTTACATCGTAGACTACTGATGACGTGTCGGGTTTTCGCGACGACTACTGATGAGGAAACGGCTTCTTGAGGTTCTGCCCAATTCGTAGGGGAAGATTTTAACCAGTACGCTTGGTATCTCTGTTATAAGGGACAAGATAACCCTTGAGAACAAAGGGTAGGGAGAAGGGGTTAAATGGGATTGGGCTTTAAAGTGATAGTTCACactgaaattaaaattcacacattatctactcaccccaATATCGattgggggggggtgggtgaagtgttttagtCTAAAAAACACTTTGGCAGTTTTAAGGGCAAACAGTGTAGCTCATTAAAGACCTATCTTCaaacgtaataaaacaacagaaaaaacatagcatgcctccatactgctattgtggtgttatccaagtgtcCGGAAAGCCCAAGATTAATATTCAACTCGAAACAACGTAATTTACACCAGGTTTTAATTCTAAAAGTTCACCAGAGGTGGCTAAGCTAGCATTTCCGacggtccctgaatgcaccttgTCGGACAATATCTGCGGACATTTAAGcttaaaacacaatgtaactGTCATTttgagttgaatatgaatgtcgagGCAGGAAAAGTATATGtaatttaaaagtattttattttatgttgaaaATTGTATTTCAAATTATACTTCCATTATACTTTTTACAATATTGTAAAAAAATTGCATATGTTTAACAATGACACACTCTTGAAAACTGCACAATGCTTTTTTTAATCcagtaattaaaaataattctcaGTAATTTCATTTACTGAGAAACTGTATAATCCTGCATAACAACAGATAATACTCAATACTAATCAATACTAATCATTTTCTTCATATCTgtatgaaaaacaacacataactTGTACTGTTAATTTATGACACATGTTAGCCTCAGGTATGGATATAGGTCTCAGCTTTCTTACGTTTCATCATTCAACCGCTGATGGCAACAAGATTTAGAGCTTTTTAGTGTCTCTTCTGCCTTGTGTTTTCGTGATTAAACAGATTTTGCGGACCAATCAATGGTTTTTCTCCTGGTGAAAGGTCATGTAGTGTGTGTCCCCCTATCACCAATCAGTAGTGTAGTATGAAGTCAGCTTTCAGAATCATTGGTGAATCTGATAACCATAGGTTGAACTGACTACAAACTAATTATTAAGATAGATATTGACTTGAACACAACTTTCAAAGAACACAATATGTCACGTACTAATTTTGTCAAGTCATTTCAGTTTCTAATGACTATTTGCAATTGTGCCCTACCTCCCCTCTCAGATCTCTACATTCTGCACTGAGGCCTTGACCATCTGTAACTCTCTGCTCCATCCCCGTAATCCCTCCATCGCCCTCCCCTTACCACCTCTCACGTTGAAACCCACCGCACCAGTCCTTTCATCCTCTCAAGGACCTACCCCTGGACTTACTTTGCCAACCCTTTTAGGAGGCACCGCCCCTGGTCCCCCTTTTGCTACTCGCCACACCCTCAGCCTTGGCTTGGGCTCGCTTGAGAACCACCTCTCTCTGGTTCCGGGGCTGTCAGGCCAGGCCTCTACTCCAGGAGACATGATCCTATCCCCACATGCACACCACATGTCAGACCAGCCAGGGCTTGGGCCCCCAGAAGGGCAGCGACCGGTGTTTGTCCGttatgaaaaagaagaagcagatgaTGTGGAGATCTCTTTGGCCAGTGACTCAGATGACAGTGTGGTCATCGTTCCTCCAGGGATGCTTAACATGGAAAACCAGCAGGAAGACACAGCCGTCTCAGCAAACTCCCAGAATTCGGCTTCTGCTGCACCTGGAGGCTCCACAGTCACACTACCAGGAGGAGAATGTGTCACCATGGTTcccaccacagcagcaccaacCACAGTAGATGGCATCTCGCTTTCCAACAATCTCCCTAACTCCTCCCCTCTACTCACCACTTCCACAGCCCCCATTaactccttccctccttccagCACCTCAGTGGTTTCTCTGGTTCCACCTCTTAACTCTAGCACTCTCACAGTTCCACCGGGCAGTCTGGGGGACTCGATGCTTGGTAGACCCCAGCTCCAGCAGATGCTAATGCAGCCCACCACGACATGCCAGCCCAGTGCCATGGgtctgcagctccaccagcaTCAGAATCAGCTGGGTAGACATCTTCACCAGCATCAACCTCCCACTGCACTGAGTGAAGATTCAGCCGTCATCAACATAAACAGcacagatgaggaggaggaggaggaagaggaagacattgaggatgacgaagaggaggaagaggaagggatggaggaggaggatgaggaggaagaggtgagtgATTTTGCTGAGGATGACCTCtatgatggagaggaggatgaggaataTGATGCACAAGAGGGAGAAGAGctggaagaggatgaggaagaggacggAGACATACCTCCATTAGCAGGAGAGatggggatggaggaggggaaggTGCTCCAAGCAGCAGTGGATGAAGGTGGGATTGCTGGATTCAGTGTGGAAGGAGATGATGAAGGTGGGATAGAAGAGATTCAAACCAACAGAGTGCTGTTCGGAGAGGACAGGATTAAGGTCCAGGAGGTGGAGAGCATTGGAGTCCTGGAGGAGGCGCGGGCGGGTGACGACGAAGAAAGCGAAAGGATGGATGACCCTACCATGCCACAGATACTGTGTGTCACCGGAGGACCactggagaagagggaggagacagaggagaaggaaggggTAGCTGGAGGAGGTGTGACGCAGCAGGAGGCAAGCTTGTGGGAGAAAGGAACCAGTGAGATTGAGCCAACAATCCCCTCAGAAGAGTGCACAACCAATCAGATTCAACAGGTACttaacacttttcttttctttttttttttttacttctgatgGATGCAGATGTCATTACATCAGTGTTTAAGTACTTAACAAAGGCTACAAGATTTCGGGCACTATAAGAGATGTGTTCTTCCCTGGACATGCATTGatacttttatataaaatatatgatatatatatttttttaatttcagagaTGAACAGAAACAATCTCAAAATATTCATGAGGTGCACACAAAAATTGGTGAAGACGGCATCAATTATAATGGCACTCATGATTTAATTTAAGTGGGTCGTCAATTTGACCACTGTCCCCCCTTTTtgtgtgtccttgggcaagagggcaagatactgaaccccaagtggcccctgatggctgtgtcaACAGTGTGTGATTGATCTGGGACGGGTGGAAGTGTTGCATATTGAGGCGCACTGTCAATGTGTGTGCGAATAAGTGGATGGCAAAAAACACTGTCCTGTAGAAAGAGGATGTCTGCCTCCCGAATTGAAACTGGAAGATGTTTTCCATGGAAAGGAGCTCCTATTCTACGTTGGGGACATCAAGTATGCCTGAATTCTGCGAGTGCAGTGGGGTGATATGGTTCTATGAGCGCTTTCAGGTACAAGTTATTGTCAGATCTACTGTTGCCCTAATGATATGACagttttttatgtaaaaacagTGACCAACGCATAAATACAATCAGCAAATTTTTGCCAGCCTAGTTAATAtatttgtgatctttttttgtAATATAATATAGGGCTGCAACTAAGGATTATTTTGATATTGGTTCAACTGTTGATCCTTTTTTAGCTACATTTTACCCTTTCTAGCGTCATCTTCTTGTACAATGCTGGTTCTAAAGACATCTGCAACTGAATTAGGATAATTCCAGATTTAGATATCtgcaatttaattcaatttaacaATCATATCTTAAATTCGACTGAATTTGAGACACCTTCAATTAAGTTTGAACTTGTCAGAATGGTGTTGTAGATATTATGATGTTGAATTATGACTTGTTGGAATTAaagttaatataatatattaattcaAACGAATTGTAGATATCTATAATGagaatccacacacacaaatgtaaacaatatatattatgttattacAGATcttaaaaacaggtttttaaAACCGAATTAAGTCAGAATGATGTTGAtcattttgttgatgttgtactgtatacattttttttaccagtCACAGTGAAAGTAGAAGTAATCCAAATGACGTTGGCAATATTGTGAAGTTATCCCAGATTAATCCATATGTTACATAAATTGTTTGCATCATACAAACAAATTTAGAGCTAGATATGTCATTTAATATGATCTAAGccattgtttttaaagcataCCCTTTTCTGTGATAAATCGCACCTTATTACACCTCAAATAAATGTCCAGATATCTGGTTAGTCAAACTCTCAGACATGTTCTCAACACGACAGGTCCTCCGTCCCTTACCTTTCTCTTGGCCTTCAAATATCTTTGTATTTAACAGGGTCCTAAGTATATACCCTCCTCTGTTGTCTGTTTCTGTTATACTAAGGTTTGATCAAATTAAGCTTGTGTTGTTACCATGAAACTGAGAATCTTCATCTCAACAGGAGTCGTGGGCTGAAACGGCACAGGAAGCCAGTGTGAGTGTTAACCAGCCATGTAGTCATCAGGAGGAACAACCAGCATCTGCCAAAGGACAAACGGCACCTGCAGAGCCTGAAACCGCCATAGCACTGAATACTAAAGAGCAAGAGGAGACAAATGAGAACAGAGACAACAAAGTGGaaactgagctgcaggagacaaagggaggaagaggaggaggagagactgatGGAGAAGAAGTCAAAGgactgaagaggaagagagaggaattGCAAAGCACGGAAGAGGCGGGACACGGCACTGAgaagaaaaaggtaaaaattCCCAGCTGTTCAAGTATTTTAAGTAACACAAAAAGTCTTTTGTAAATCTCACTCCCCACATGGTGCATGTTTGAGAagttgtccctctgtctgtcccttaGCTGGATGATGACGCCATGGCCTCCATGTTGGCTGATTTTGTCGCCTGTCCACCTGATGATGAAGACGGTGCCTCTGGATCAAACTGCTCATAATCAACTAACAACCATAACTGTCTGTAATGTTATTGAAGTCTCCATGAATACTGCTAAGATACTGTATTATTAGTGACATTTTCAAGACTGAGTTACCTCAAGTAACAAGTCCTGTGTTAACATCTTCAGTCATTCTTCAATTTTCACATCAGACTGATATAATGTGGcctccaggtttgtcttttaaCATTGTTGCTCACTTTCAGCTACACTGGGTGGGCTGTGGGAATATTAAACTATTACAACTTTTAGTGATAGCAATAAGTGAGGTCTTTGTTTATTCTTCTAAAGGGTTGTTTCACTCACTAAACATGACGCCATCCACTGAGCTGAcaaatctgaaaacatttacaaagaaaaacaactgaaactgGACAAGGGCCtcgggagagaggaggaagttgtCTGTGTAATTTGAGTGTCAACTGTTCAGTAGAACAATGTCCATTTCAAACTACATACTAGCTGTACAGGTTCTCTGTTAACGTAGTATTCTTTCTGTAGAGatacaaaaacatcaacataGTCTACTGTGGTAAACCAAAATTAAGAAAGAAATTACACAAACTGCCCTAACAGACATCAGTCTAACTGCATCTTTAGTAATACCCAGCAGAACAAGACGCAACCCTAACTTCATGTTTAACAGCGCTTTCTGGAGCTGTGTCACAACCATCTGCTCTTCACTGAAAATGTTTGCAGCTGTGAGGCAGCTTTTCCATTTCACATTTACCGTTTGAACACATTACACACAAGGGGCCATATTCAGAAAAGGTTGCTCTTAATGCAGGTAGTTTATCCAGTCTTGTTTTCTGCAACTTTTACTTGTTACTTTGCTGTTTTGGGGGGTTTTGGTTGTTTCTAAGATACATTTCTGATCCCAAACACATCTTCATAtactccttttcttcccttctcaggcccagggaaaccccctgtgttgtgtctacaACTGTCTAATAGTCTAGCTTGCACTACCTTGTTTGTCAATTAGATATTCCTCCTAGCATaggtctatagcaggggtcagctacctttactatcaaaagagccatttttccccctcttccacCAAATAAGATTTGTCGAGCCGCAAAACATTTGATCGCAAATCGAATAAAGTTCTATTTAAAGTTATACTATattaaactatagtttgttgcatttctgAAATTATtgaacaaatataaagaaaactgttgaaattttttgctatttttacctgttacaacgAAGGAAAACgccaaactcttatgaagagaagaaatcacacaggcaagtgtaggcctactttgaaataaaacacagaactattgctatttgagtcctccccatatttttgggaaatgtatgaaataagaagtaccctagtttgaactaaataaaaacatatagctgcagtcTAATAGCTTAGGAAGATACATTTTAGTTGACGAAATGTGAAAGCAAAAAGTGAAAGCAgctcagactggaggcggacacagaaactgaagctcagTGGAAActaactgcagcttctgctctgatcatgaagctgcggcgctgatctctgagcagccgTGACCAGAGAACTCTGTTTTCACTctttccactgataagaagcagccggtgAGTCAGTGACCGGCTtgttcacgtgaacgagctctgatctcactgtctctgagcaagtgagcacatcatcctgcggcgcacatcatcttgcggcgcacatcatcctgcagcgcacctcatcaccgcacatcatcctgcggagcatatcatcctgcggtgTACATCACCGCCACATATCATCCTGCGGTGTACATCATCACCGATACATCATCATGCGGCTCACATCCCCACGgctcacatcgtcctgcggcgcacatcatcctgcggcgcacatcatgaggcgcacatcatcctgcggcgcacatcgtcctgttgcgcacatcctcctgcagctcacattggcgcacatcgtcctgcagcacacatcgtcctgcggcgcacatcaccacatcttcctgcagcgcacatcatcactgcacatcttcctgcagcgcacatcatcctgcagcgcacctcatcaccgcacatcatcctgcggagcatatcatcctgcggtgTACATCACACCACCACAAATCATCCTGCGGTGTACATCATCACCgccacatcatcatgcggctcACATCCCCGCGGctcacatcgtcctgtggcgcacatcatcctgaggcgCACATCCTCCTGTAGCGCACATCCCGCATATCATAAtaactgcacatcatcctgcagtgaacatcatcttgcagcgcatcatgaccgcacatcatcatacgccgcacatcgtcctgcggcgcacctcatcaccgcacatcatcctgcggtgatCATCACCGCCACATATCATCCTGCGGTGTACATCATCACCgccacatcatcatgcggct
This sequence is a window from Platichthys flesus chromosome 24, fPlaFle2.1, whole genome shotgun sequence. Protein-coding genes within it:
- the pelp1 gene encoding proline-, glutamic acid- and leucine-rich protein 1 — translated: MATSTWQHGSSAMRLTEGLVSVLKEHRPEYLPALLASYREHGVFPTQGASAVGGLVGFSNAKLGSSKTRFEGLCLLSMLVKDSSSSLFEQHCLSWLRSLQQVIQSQAPVQTIQLAVNILKDLLHYSSQLAELAREVGLNSILGILTSLLGLKTECELSAMEGMTACMTYYPRACGSLRDKLGAYFLSKMDSTNKKTQVMGCQCYGRLPCLGGLLDRGMGAGRADGWTNQIHCLLASANGLLVQIYQGSEMDGTAQYEGSGVELAFPHLDQSDPLLLLQLQNRYTALCMALKHTLRVDPASAVRLPVRPILNLVCRALAVSSKSINLTGDGSVRMLVLPIIHTNTLEVLSALITVVRSGMVQYTVVLQRLFSQTLSSWAPLHEANLGQQKAYSSVRVSVYRTLELWIQVAGASASILQGSPGHSELLFSHLLSDITPGVDSVKLRAGLSADVVPGGKPGPRRTKPLVIADAGGSSLQRKGDLLANQDTCLSALRALRQIILTSGTLLKDDIHKRLHDVVLPLCVRLQQQQSCSNTACDSAVGVSGQYSSALTRRELYRLLLALVLVPSPCWPPPLTCAVSILSKGLTDRNLKISTFCTEALTICNSLLHPRNPSIALPLPPLTLKPTAPVLSSSQGPTPGLTLPTLLGGTAPGPPFATRHTLSLGLGSLENHLSLVPGLSGQASTPGDMILSPHAHHMSDQPGLGPPEGQRPVFVRYEKEEADDVEISLASDSDDSVVIVPPGMLNMENQQEDTAVSANSQNSASAAPGGSTVTLPGGECVTMVPTTAAPTTVDGISLSNNLPNSSPLLTTSTAPINSFPPSSTSVVSLVPPLNSSTLTVPPGSLGDSMLGRPQLQQMLMQPTTTCQPSAMGLQLHQHQNQLGRHLHQHQPPTALSEDSAVININSTDEEEEEEEEDIEDDEEEEEEGMEEEDEEEEVSDFAEDDLYDGEEDEEYDAQEGEELEEDEEEDGDIPPLAGEMGMEEGKVLQAAVDEGGIAGFSVEGDDEGGIEEIQTNRVLFGEDRIKVQEVESIGVLEEARAGDDEESERMDDPTMPQILCVTGGPLEKREETEEKEGVAGGGVTQQEASLWEKGTSEIEPTIPSEECTTNQIQQESWAETAQEASVSVNQPCSHQEEQPASAKGQTAPAEPETAIALNTKEQEETNENRDNKVETELQETKGGRGGGETDGEEVKGLKRKREELQSTEEAGHGTEKKKLDDDAMASMLADFVACPPDDEDGASGSNCS